The following coding sequences lie in one Mus musculus strain C57BL/6J chromosome 11, GRCm38.p6 C57BL/6J genomic window:
- the Olfr320 gene encoding olfactory receptor 320 has product METGNRSCGTDFSLVGLFQDGHMDTFLFTLIAILFAVAFIGNITLVLLIRLDCRLHTPMYFLLSQLSIIDMMYISTTVPKVAANFLSDTKAISFLGCAVQAFVFLTLGGSEALLLGFMSYDRYIAICRPLHYPVLMSRKICCSMVAGAWSSSSINAFMHTVYVFQLPFCGSRMVNHFFCEVPSLLPLVCEDTSQYEHTVLVSGLVILLLPFLAILASYARVLVVVLQMGSGKGQSRAVSTCSSHLTVASLFYVTGLSTYTQPHSLHSPGRDKVVAVLYSIVTLVLNPFIYSLRNKEVMGALRRQMG; this is encoded by the coding sequence ATGGAGACAGGAAACCGCAGCTGTGGGACAGACTTCAGCTTGGTTGGCCTTTTCCAGGATGGACACATGGACACTTTCCTCTTCACACTGATTGCCATCCTCTTTGCAGTGGCTTTCATAGGCAACATCACACTGGTCCTCCTCATCAGGCTGGACTGCAGACTCCACACCCCCATGTACTTTCTCCTCAGCCAGCTCTCCATCATTGACATGATGTACATCTCTACCACTGTGCCCAAGGTGGCAGCTAACTTCCTCTCAGACACCAAGGCCATTTCCTTTCTGGGCTGTGCTGTCCAAGCCTTTGTGTTTCTGACCCTGGGTGGATCTGAAGCCCTCCTGCTGGGCTTCATGTCCTATGACAGGTATATAGCCATCTGCCGACCCTTGCACTACCCTGTGCTCATGAGTAGGAAGATCTGCTGCTCCATGGTCGCTGGTGCCTGGAGCAGCAGCTCCATCAATGCATTCATGCACACAGTGTATGTGTTTCAACTTCCATTCTGTGGCTCTAGGATGGTTAACCACTTTTTCTGTGAGGTtccatctctccttccactgGTGTGTGAAGACACGTCCCAGTATGAGCATACAGTCCTCGTGAGTGGACTTGTCATTCTGCTGCTCCCCTTCCTGGCCATCCTAGCTTCCTATGCTCGGGTCTTGGTTGTTGTACTCCAGATGGGTTCAGGAAAGGGACAGAGTAGAGCTGTGTCCACCTGCTCCTCACACCTGACtgtggccagcctgttctatgtTACTGGACTCTCCACATATACCCAGCCACACTCCTTGCATTCTCCTGGAAGGGACAAAGTAGTGGCTGTGCTCTACTCAATCGTCACCCTTGTTCTGAACCCATTCATCTACAGCCTGAGGAACAAGGAGGTCATGGGGGCACTGAGGAGACAAATGGGGTGA
- the Olfr322 gene encoding olfactory receptor 179 — protein MGATNDSTFSHFILIGFSDRPELERVLFAIILPAYLLTLLGNSIIILVSRLDPHLHTPMYFFLTHLSFLDLSFTSSSIPQLLYNLSGPDKTISYVGCALQLVLFLGLGGVECLLLAVMAYDRFVAVCKPLHYMVIMSPRLCVGLVSVAWSCGVANSLAMSPVTLSLPRCGHRRVDHFLCEMPALIRTACVNTAAVEGTVFVLAIGIVLSPLVFILVSYGYIVRAVLQIRSAAGRQKAFNTCGSHLTVVSLFYGNIIYMYMQPGNSSSQDQGKFLTLFYNIVTPLLNPLIYTLRNKEVKGALRRLLLGSRETGKVRAGSIRTRGKLSW, from the coding sequence GGTCCTCTTCGCCATCATCCTGCCCGCCTACCTCCTAACCCTGCTGGGCAACAGCATCATCATCCTGGTATCCAGGCTGGACCCGCACCTTcacacccccatgtacttctTTCTCACACACCTGTCCTTCCTTGACCTCAGCTTCACCAGTAGCTCCATCCCACAGCTACTCTATAACCTCAGCGGGCCGGACAAGACCATCAGCTATGTGggctgtgctctgcagctggtCCTGTTCCTGGGCCTGGGGGGTGTGGAGTGCCTGCTGCTGGCTgtcatggcctatgaccgctttGTGGCGGTCTGCAAGCCCCTGCACTACATGGTCATCATGAGCCCCAGGCTCTGCGTGGGCCTGGTCTCAGTGGCCTGGAGCTGCGGCGTGGCCAACTCCCTGGCTATGTCTCCTGTGACCCTCAGTCTACCCCGCTGCGGGCACCGCAGGGTGGACCACTTCCTCTGCGAGATGCCAGCTCTCATCAGGACGGCCTGTGTCAACACTGCCGCAGTGGAAGGCACCGTCTTCGTCCTGGCAATAGGCATCGTGTTGTCGCCTCTGGTGTTCATCTTGGTCTCCTATGGTTACATTGTGAGAGCTGTGTTACAAATCCGCTCCGCTGCAGGGCGGCAGAAGGCATTCAACACGTGTGGTTCACATCTCACCGTGGTCTCGCTTTTCTACGGAAATATCATCTACATGTACATGCAGCCGGGGAACAGCTCCTCCCAGGACCAGGGCAAGTTCCTCACCCTCTTCTACAACATTGTCACCCCTCTCCTCAACCCTCTGATCTACACGCTCAGGAACAAGGAGGTGAAGGGGGCGCTCAGAAGGCTGCTCCTGGGTAGCCGAGAGACAGGGAAAGTGAGGGCTGGTTCCATACGGACCAGAGGGAAGCTGTCCTGGTGA